The following are from one region of the Moritella sp. 24 genome:
- the rpmE gene encoding 50S ribosomal protein L31 yields the protein MKQGIHPEYTAIEAKCSCGNVFTMGSTRGKNITLDVCSNCHPFYTGKQRTVDTGGRVDKFNKRFGALAAK from the coding sequence ATGAAACAAGGTATCCACCCAGAGTACACAGCTATCGAAGCTAAATGTTCATGCGGTAACGTTTTCACTATGGGTTCTACTCGTGGCAAAAACATCACTCTAGACGTATGTTCAAACTGTCACCCATTCTACACTGGTAAGCAACGTACTGTTGATACTGGCGGTCGTGTTGACAAATTCAACAAGCGTTTTGGCGCTCTTGCTGCAAAATAA